Proteins encoded together in one Carya illinoinensis cultivar Pawnee chromosome 3, C.illinoinensisPawnee_v1, whole genome shotgun sequence window:
- the LOC122303641 gene encoding haloacid dehalogenase-like hydrolase domain-containing protein At4g39970 isoform X2, with amino-acid sequence MACRITLPRTTLSPSPSSSSAPSFLPPNPLFHVTTLRFRTLRKCFPFEKPLSVSASASASASSTSNSLRALVFDCDGVILESEHLHRQAYNDAFAYFNVRCPSSSQSQQPLYWDSDFYDDLQNRIGGGKPKMRWYFGENGWPSSTILEKPPEADEDRAKLVDTLQDWKTERYKEIIKSGTVEPRPGVLRLMDDAKAAGRKLAVCSAATKSSVILCLESLIGFERFQSLDCSLAGDDVKEKKPDPSIYLTASKRLGISPQDCLVVEDSIIGLQAATGAGMSCVITYTSSTADQ; translated from the exons ATGGCGTGCAGGATAACGCTCCCCCGCACCActctctccccctctccctcttcttcttctgccCCTAGCTTTCTTCCTCCTAATCCTCTCTTCCATGTCACTACTCTTCGGTTTCGAACCCTCCGTAAATGTTTCCCCTTCGAGAAACCGCTCTCGGTCTCGGCTTCGGCTTCGGCTTCGGCATCATCGACTTCTAATAGTCTCCGAGCTCTGGTATTCGACTGCGACGGCGTGATACTCGAGTCCGAGCACTTGCACCGCCAGGCCTACAATGACGCCTTCGCTTACTTCAATGTCCGTTGCCCTTCTTCCTCTCAATCACAACAGCCTCTATATTGGGACTCCGACTTCTACGACGACCTCCAGAACCGCATTGGAGGCGGCAAGCCCAAAATGCGATG GTACTTTGGGGAGAACGGGTGGCCATCGTCGACGATACTCGAGAAGCCTCCAGAGGCGGATGAGGACCGAGCCAAGTTGGTCGATACTCTTCAG GATTGGAAGACTGAAAGGTACAAAGAAATAATCAAATCTGGAACT GTGGAACCTAGACCTGGGGTTTTGAGATTGATGGATGATGCCAAGGCTGCT GGTAGAAAATTAGCTGTTTGCTCTGCAGCAACTAAAAGTTCGGTTATACTCTGTCTCGAAAGCCTTATAGGATTT GAGCGGTTTCAAAGTCTTGATTGCTCCCTTGCGG GGGATGATGTGAAGGAAAAGAAGCCTGATCCATCGATTTATCTGACAGCTTCCAAG AGGCTAGGCATATCACCTCAAGATTGTTTGGTGGTGGAGGATAGCATTATTGGACTACAG GCAGCAACAGGAGCTGGAATGTCGTGTGTGATTACCTACACATCTTCAACAGCTGACCAG taG
- the LOC122303641 gene encoding haloacid dehalogenase-like hydrolase domain-containing protein At4g39970 isoform X1: MACRITLPRTTLSPSPSSSSAPSFLPPNPLFHVTTLRFRTLRKCFPFEKPLSVSASASASASSTSNSLRALVFDCDGVILESEHLHRQAYNDAFAYFNVRCPSSSQSQQPLYWDSDFYDDLQNRIGGGKPKMRWYFGENGWPSSTILEKPPEADEDRAKLVDTLQDWKTERYKEIIKSGTVEPRPGVLRLMDDAKAAGRKLAVCSAATKSSVILCLESLIGFERFQSLDCSLAGDDVKEKKPDPSIYLTASKRLGISPQDCLVVEDSIIGLQAATGAGMSCVITYTSSTADQDFKDAIAIYPDLSDVRLKDLELLLENVVPAS; the protein is encoded by the exons ATGGCGTGCAGGATAACGCTCCCCCGCACCActctctccccctctccctcttcttcttctgccCCTAGCTTTCTTCCTCCTAATCCTCTCTTCCATGTCACTACTCTTCGGTTTCGAACCCTCCGTAAATGTTTCCCCTTCGAGAAACCGCTCTCGGTCTCGGCTTCGGCTTCGGCTTCGGCATCATCGACTTCTAATAGTCTCCGAGCTCTGGTATTCGACTGCGACGGCGTGATACTCGAGTCCGAGCACTTGCACCGCCAGGCCTACAATGACGCCTTCGCTTACTTCAATGTCCGTTGCCCTTCTTCCTCTCAATCACAACAGCCTCTATATTGGGACTCCGACTTCTACGACGACCTCCAGAACCGCATTGGAGGCGGCAAGCCCAAAATGCGATG GTACTTTGGGGAGAACGGGTGGCCATCGTCGACGATACTCGAGAAGCCTCCAGAGGCGGATGAGGACCGAGCCAAGTTGGTCGATACTCTTCAG GATTGGAAGACTGAAAGGTACAAAGAAATAATCAAATCTGGAACT GTGGAACCTAGACCTGGGGTTTTGAGATTGATGGATGATGCCAAGGCTGCT GGTAGAAAATTAGCTGTTTGCTCTGCAGCAACTAAAAGTTCGGTTATACTCTGTCTCGAAAGCCTTATAGGATTT GAGCGGTTTCAAAGTCTTGATTGCTCCCTTGCGG GGGATGATGTGAAGGAAAAGAAGCCTGATCCATCGATTTATCTGACAGCTTCCAAG AGGCTAGGCATATCACCTCAAGATTGTTTGGTGGTGGAGGATAGCATTATTGGACTACAG GCAGCAACAGGAGCTGGAATGTCGTGTGTGATTACCTACACATCTTCAACAGCTGACCAG GATTTTAAAGATGCAATAGCCATCTATCCGGATTTGAGTGATGTCAG ATTGAAAGACTTGGAGTTATTACTTGAAAATGTTGTCCCTGCCAGCTAG
- the LOC122303641 gene encoding haloacid dehalogenase-like hydrolase domain-containing protein At4g39970 isoform X3, with product MACRITLPRTTLSPSPSSSSAPSFLPPNPLFHVTTLRFRTLRKCFPFEKPLSVSASASASASSTSNSLRALVFDCDGVILESEHLHRQAYNDAFAYFNVRCPSSSQSQQPLYWDSDFYDDLQNRIGGGKPKMRWYFGENGWPSSTILEKPPEADEDRAKLVDTLQDWKTERYKEIIKSGTVEPRPGVLRLMDDAKAAGRKLAVCSAATKSSVILCLESLIGFERFQSLDCSLAGDDVKEKKPDPSIYLTASKRLGISPQDCLVVEDSIIGLQAQLTPKSKQSQQSK from the exons ATGGCGTGCAGGATAACGCTCCCCCGCACCActctctccccctctccctcttcttcttctgccCCTAGCTTTCTTCCTCCTAATCCTCTCTTCCATGTCACTACTCTTCGGTTTCGAACCCTCCGTAAATGTTTCCCCTTCGAGAAACCGCTCTCGGTCTCGGCTTCGGCTTCGGCTTCGGCATCATCGACTTCTAATAGTCTCCGAGCTCTGGTATTCGACTGCGACGGCGTGATACTCGAGTCCGAGCACTTGCACCGCCAGGCCTACAATGACGCCTTCGCTTACTTCAATGTCCGTTGCCCTTCTTCCTCTCAATCACAACAGCCTCTATATTGGGACTCCGACTTCTACGACGACCTCCAGAACCGCATTGGAGGCGGCAAGCCCAAAATGCGATG GTACTTTGGGGAGAACGGGTGGCCATCGTCGACGATACTCGAGAAGCCTCCAGAGGCGGATGAGGACCGAGCCAAGTTGGTCGATACTCTTCAG GATTGGAAGACTGAAAGGTACAAAGAAATAATCAAATCTGGAACT GTGGAACCTAGACCTGGGGTTTTGAGATTGATGGATGATGCCAAGGCTGCT GGTAGAAAATTAGCTGTTTGCTCTGCAGCAACTAAAAGTTCGGTTATACTCTGTCTCGAAAGCCTTATAGGATTT GAGCGGTTTCAAAGTCTTGATTGCTCCCTTGCGG GGGATGATGTGAAGGAAAAGAAGCCTGATCCATCGATTTATCTGACAGCTTCCAAG AGGCTAGGCATATCACCTCAAGATTGTTTGGTGGTGGAGGATAGCATTATTGGACTACAG GCTCAACTGACACCAAAATCAAAACAGAGTCAACAATCCAAGTGA